In one window of Bos taurus isolate L1 Dominette 01449 registration number 42190680 breed Hereford chromosome 15, ARS-UCD2.0, whole genome shotgun sequence DNA:
- the LOC132342279 gene encoding uncharacterized protein has translation MGKTRDLFKKIRDTKGTFHAKMSSIKDRNGMDLTEAEDIKKRWQEYTEELYKKDLHDPDNHDGVITDLEPDILECEVKWALESITMNKASGGDGIPVELFPILKDDAVKVLHSICQQIWKTQQWPQDWKRSVFILIPKKGNAKECSNYCTIALISHASKVMLKILQARLQQYVNRELPDVQAGFRKGRGTRDQIANIHWIVEKAREFQKNIYFCFIDYAKAFDCVDHNKLWKILKEMGIPEH, from the coding sequence atgggaaagactagggatctcttcaagaaaatcagagataccaaaggaacatttcatgcaaagatgagctcgataaaggacagaaatggtatggacctaacagaagcagaagatattaagaagagatggcaagaatacacagaagaactgtacaaaaaagatcttcatgacccagataatcacgatggtgtaatcactgacctagagccagacatcctggaatgtgaagtcaagtgggccttagaaagcatcactatgaacaaagctagtggaggtgatggaattccagttgagctatttccaatcctgaaagatgatgctgtgaaagtgctgcactccatatgccagcaaatttggaaaactcagcagtggccacaggactggaaaaggtcagttttcattctaatcccaaagaaaggcaatgccaaagaatgctcaaactactgcacaattgcactcatctcacacgctagtaaggtaatgcttaaaattctccaagccaggcttcagcaatatgtgaaccgtgaacttcctgatgttcaagctggttttagaaaaggtagaggaaccagagatcaaattgccaacatccactggatcgtggaaaaagcaagagagttccagaaaaacatttatttctgctttattgactatgccaaagcctttgactgtgtggatcacaataaactgtggaaaattctgaaagagatgggaataccagagcac